A genomic segment from Flavobacterium sp. 9R encodes:
- a CDS encoding head GIN domain-containing protein, whose translation MKSLSIASVLLLSFSSFLSYGQWNMGKQIKGNGNVITETRTTTSYESIKVSGFFDVDLVSGKEGSITIKGEQNILDYIDVEVVDNVLKIGTEKGYNFKLSPGKSVHITIPFESINGLVLSGSGDIVSKDVIKTDAFDAKLSGSGDLKLAVDAQKFNMSLSGSGDIVLSGTADDFSSSISGSGDINASNLKSKTASISISGSGDTKVSCSESLYARVSGSGDIVYFGNPAKKDTKVNGSGEISKG comes from the coding sequence ATGAAAAGTCTATCTATTGCGAGTGTTTTATTGCTGTCTTTTAGCTCTTTCCTATCCTATGGACAATGGAATATGGGAAAACAAATTAAAGGTAACGGGAATGTGATTACAGAAACCCGAACTACTACAAGTTATGAATCCATAAAAGTTTCTGGCTTTTTTGATGTGGATTTAGTATCTGGAAAAGAAGGTAGTATCACCATCAAAGGAGAACAAAATATTTTGGATTATATTGATGTAGAAGTAGTAGATAATGTCTTAAAAATTGGAACTGAGAAAGGATACAACTTTAAATTATCTCCAGGAAAATCAGTTCATATTACCATTCCTTTTGAATCCATTAATGGTTTAGTATTAAGCGGTTCAGGCGATATTGTTAGTAAAGATGTTATCAAAACTGATGCTTTCGACGCCAAACTTTCTGGTTCTGGTGATTTAAAACTAGCTGTAGATGCTCAAAAATTCAATATGAGTTTGAGCGGTTCTGGAGACATCGTTTTAAGCGGAACTGCCGATGACTTCTCTAGCAGTATTTCAGGTTCAGGAGACATTAATGCTTCCAATTTAAAATCAAAAACAGCCTCAATCAGCATTTCAGGTTCTGGTGACACTAAAGTAAGTTGCTCTGAAAGCCTTTATGCAAGAGTATCTGGTTCAGGCGATATCGTTTATTTTGGAAATCCAGCCAAAAAAGACACTAAAGTGAATGGCTCAGGTGAGATTTCTAAAGGTTAA
- a CDS encoding anti-sigma factor, with amino-acid sequence MRNEEEKLEQLFAKFDSDWDVVELPKNHENRFMDKLSNKAIKNRKRNLYTTISIAATVLVMFSLSFFFKPEAKTNKLTFASKETKQTDSIFNVLIKNELNKLKEKESPQNQKIIADALQQMKVLDNDYQKIIKEIARNGENKQIIYAMISNLQTRISFLQNVLNQIETTEQLNIRNDEKTL; translated from the coding sequence ATGAGAAATGAAGAGGAAAAATTAGAGCAATTATTTGCAAAATTCGATTCAGATTGGGATGTTGTTGAATTACCCAAAAATCACGAGAATCGATTTATGGATAAATTGAGCAATAAAGCGATTAAGAATAGAAAACGAAATTTATACACTACGATTTCTATTGCGGCAACAGTGTTAGTAATGTTTAGTTTGTCATTCTTTTTTAAACCTGAGGCAAAAACGAACAAGCTCACTTTTGCTTCAAAAGAAACCAAACAAACGGATTCGATTTTTAATGTTCTTATTAAAAATGAACTGAACAAACTCAAGGAAAAAGAATCTCCTCAGAATCAAAAAATTATTGCTGATGCTCTACAGCAAATGAAGGTCTTGGATAATGATTATCAAAAAATCATTAAAGAGATTGCTAGAAATGGAGAAAACAAGCAAATTATTTATGCGATGATTAGCAATTTGCAAACTCGAATTTCATTTCTGCAAAATGTATTAAACCAAATAGAAACAACAGAACAACTTAATATTCGGAATGATGAAAAAACTTTATAA
- a CDS encoding RNA polymerase sigma factor — translation MSYQQLHIEELVTLCQKQNQKAQFEVYNRYCKAMYNVAFRIVKDEHFAEDVMQESFLKAFTKIDSYKKEVAFGAWLKRIVINYSIDFCKKNNKLKADDFEKNLHKVEDKEAEFTEEINFDEIKVKQILSAIQSLKTNYSTVLTLFYIEGYDQEEISEILKISYANCRTTLSRAKESLRNKLCEI, via the coding sequence TTGTCATATCAACAATTACATATCGAAGAATTGGTAACACTTTGCCAAAAACAAAACCAAAAGGCTCAATTTGAAGTCTACAATAGGTATTGTAAAGCAATGTATAATGTCGCTTTTCGAATTGTAAAAGATGAACATTTTGCCGAAGATGTGATGCAAGAGAGTTTTTTGAAAGCTTTTACTAAGATAGATTCTTATAAAAAAGAAGTTGCTTTTGGCGCGTGGCTAAAACGAATCGTTATTAATTACAGCATTGATTTTTGCAAAAAAAACAATAAGCTAAAAGCAGATGATTTTGAAAAAAACCTACACAAAGTTGAAGATAAAGAAGCTGAATTTACTGAAGAAATAAACTTTGACGAGATTAAAGTCAAACAAATTTTGAGTGCAATTCAATCTTTAAAAACAAACTATAGCACGGTTTTGACTTTATTTTATATTGAAGGTTACGACCAAGAAGAAATAAGCGAAATCCTAAAAATAAGCTACGCGAATTGCAGAACAACTTTGAGTAGAGCCAAAGAAAGTTTAAGAAATAAATTATGCGAAATATGA
- the lon gene encoding endopeptidase La: MSNHKILTIDNLSLQEFDSESDLIPLLTPEDEEEMNNELLPETLPILPLRNTVLFPGVVIPISAGRDKSIKLINDANASGKVIGVVAQINEADEDPSKNDINKIGTVAKILRVLKMPDGNVTVILQGKKRFEIDEVVAEEPYLTATIKEVTEKRPRKNDSEFSAIIDSIKELAIKIIQESPNIPTEATFAIKNIESQSFLVNFVSSNMNLSVKEKQDLLAINGLKERALETLRFMNVELQKLELKNDIQSKVRFDLDQQQREYFLHQQMKTIQEELGGVSQEEEMDEMSQKAKTKKWDEKTQQHFEKELSKMRRMNPQAPDFGIQRNYLEMFLDLPWGEFSKDNFDLKHAQKVLDKDHFGLEEVKKRMIEHLAVLKLRNDMKSPIICLTGPPGVGKTSIGRSVAEALGREYVRISLGGLRDEAEIRGHRKTYIGAMPGRIIQSLKKAGTSNPVFVLDEIDKLSSSHNGDPSSALLEVLDPEQNNAFYDNFLEMGYDLSKVMFIATSNNMSVIQPALRDRMEVIKMSGYTIEEKVEIAKKHLFAKQLEAHGLTSKDLTIGKKQLEKIIEGYTRESGVRGLENKIAQIVRNAAKSVAMEEEYNKKVTDEDIVKVLGVPRLERDKYESNDVAGVVTGLAWTSVGGDILFIESLISPGKGSMTITGNLGNVMKESATIALEYIKANAELLGLNPEIISKYNIHLHVPEGATPKDGPSAGIAMLTSLVSLFTQKRVKKNLAMTGEITLRGKVLPVGGIKEKILAAKRANIKEIILCHENKSDIDEIKSEYLEGLTFHYVKEMSEVLAIAITNQKVKNAKDLK, encoded by the coding sequence ATGTCAAATCACAAAATACTTACAATTGACAACTTGTCACTTCAAGAATTTGATTCCGAATCAGATTTAATTCCGCTTTTAACTCCCGAGGATGAAGAGGAAATGAACAACGAACTATTGCCAGAGACATTACCAATTTTGCCTTTGCGCAACACCGTTTTGTTTCCTGGAGTAGTGATTCCAATTTCTGCAGGAAGAGATAAATCCATTAAATTAATCAATGATGCCAATGCTTCAGGAAAAGTTATTGGAGTTGTGGCTCAAATCAACGAAGCTGACGAAGACCCTTCTAAAAACGATATCAATAAAATTGGTACTGTTGCCAAAATTTTACGTGTTTTAAAAATGCCTGACGGTAATGTTACCGTAATTCTGCAAGGTAAAAAGCGTTTCGAAATCGACGAAGTTGTAGCTGAAGAACCTTATCTAACAGCTACCATAAAAGAAGTTACTGAGAAAAGACCAAGAAAAAATGACTCAGAATTTTCTGCGATTATCGATTCAATAAAAGAATTGGCAATAAAAATTATTCAAGAAAGTCCAAATATTCCAACCGAAGCCACTTTTGCTATCAAAAACATCGAAAGTCAATCGTTTTTGGTCAATTTCGTTTCTTCCAATATGAATCTTTCTGTAAAAGAAAAACAAGATTTATTAGCCATTAATGGTTTAAAGGAGCGTGCGTTAGAAACTTTGCGATTTATGAATGTTGAATTGCAAAAGTTAGAGTTGAAAAACGATATTCAATCCAAAGTTCGTTTTGACTTAGACCAACAACAAAGAGAATATTTCTTGCACCAACAGATGAAAACCATTCAAGAAGAATTGGGTGGCGTTTCTCAAGAGGAAGAAATGGACGAAATGAGTCAAAAAGCCAAAACAAAAAAATGGGACGAAAAAACGCAACAACACTTCGAAAAAGAGTTGTCCAAAATGCGTAGAATGAATCCTCAAGCTCCAGATTTTGGTATTCAAAGAAACTATTTAGAAATGTTTTTAGACCTTCCTTGGGGAGAGTTTTCAAAAGACAATTTTGATTTAAAACACGCTCAAAAAGTTTTAGACAAAGACCATTTTGGATTAGAGGAAGTAAAAAAACGAATGATAGAGCATTTGGCAGTTCTTAAACTAAGAAATGATATGAAGTCTCCAATTATTTGTTTAACAGGACCTCCGGGTGTTGGAAAAACTTCAATTGGTCGTTCGGTTGCAGAAGCTTTAGGAAGAGAATATGTTCGTATTTCGTTGGGTGGTTTGCGTGACGAAGCAGAAATTCGTGGTCACAGAAAAACCTATATTGGAGCAATGCCTGGGCGTATCATTCAAAGTTTGAAAAAAGCGGGTACATCTAATCCAGTTTTTGTTTTAGATGAAATCGATAAATTGTCAAGTAGTCATAACGGAGATCCTTCTTCGGCTTTGTTAGAGGTTTTGGATCCTGAACAAAACAATGCTTTTTATGATAATTTCCTAGAAATGGGGTATGATTTGTCTAAAGTAATGTTTATTGCTACTTCCAATAATATGTCGGTTATTCAACCCGCATTACGTGACCGTATGGAGGTGATAAAAATGTCGGGATACACAATTGAAGAAAAAGTTGAAATTGCCAAAAAGCATTTATTTGCTAAACAACTTGAGGCTCACGGTTTGACTTCTAAAGATTTGACTATTGGAAAAAAACAACTAGAAAAAATCATTGAAGGTTACACTAGAGAATCTGGAGTGCGTGGTTTGGAGAATAAAATTGCTCAAATTGTTCGAAATGCCGCGAAATCTGTTGCGATGGAGGAGGAGTACAACAAAAAAGTAACCGACGAAGACATCGTGAAAGTATTAGGTGTTCCAAGATTGGAGCGCGATAAATATGAAAGCAATGATGTAGCAGGAGTTGTTACAGGTTTGGCTTGGACTAGTGTTGGTGGTGATATTTTATTCATAGAATCATTGATTTCTCCAGGTAAAGGAAGTATGACGATTACTGGGAATTTAGGTAATGTGATGAAAGAATCGGCTACGATTGCTTTAGAATACATCAAAGCTAACGCTGAGTTGTTGGGCTTGAACCCTGAAATCATTTCTAAATACAACATTCACTTGCACGTTCCTGAAGGAGCTACACCAAAAGACGGTCCAAGTGCGGGTATTGCAATGTTGACTTCTTTGGTATCCTTGTTTACACAAAAGCGAGTGAAGAAAAACTTAGCGATGACTGGCGAAATAACTTTACGTGGTAAAGTATTGCCTGTAGGTGGAATCAAAGAAAAAATATTGGCTGCCAAAAGAGCGAATATCAAAGAAATTATTCTTTGTCACGAAAATAAAAGTGATATTGATGAAATTAAATCGGAGTATTTAGAAGGACTTACGTTTCATTATGTGAAAGAAATGAGTGAAGTTTTAGCTATCGCTATTACAAATCAAAAAGTGAAAAACGCCAAAGATTTAAAATAA
- the porQ gene encoding type IX secretion system protein PorQ translates to MRVFKKFLVVLIILLCLPVFGQIGGRYTYQFLNLVTSPRQAALGGKTVTIYDEDVNQAHFNPASINPKMHNQLALNYGSYFGEVSYGTASYAYTYDRHLQTFQAGINYINYGKFEGYDENGQATNSFTGSEVAVSLGYAYNIPFTSLHIGANAKLISSVLENYNSLGGALDIGAVYIDERNDVNWALVIRNIGTQFTTYSGVREKLPLEVLLGVSQELDNVPIRWHLTLENLQQWNVGFSNPVRGETSIDGTETQEKVSFVNNALRHVIFGVELFPKRAFNVRLGYNFRRGEELRVVDKRHFSGISVGFGLKMNRLKFNYSYSRYTLAANTSLFGLTLNLQ, encoded by the coding sequence TTGAGGGTATTCAAAAAGTTTTTAGTTGTACTCATAATTTTACTTTGTTTGCCTGTTTTTGGGCAAATAGGAGGAAGGTATACCTATCAGTTTTTGAATTTAGTTACTTCTCCCCGTCAAGCTGCTTTGGGTGGAAAAACGGTAACGATTTATGACGAAGATGTCAATCAGGCGCATTTTAATCCAGCTTCGATTAATCCAAAAATGCATAATCAATTGGCGCTCAATTACGGAAGTTATTTCGGAGAAGTCAGTTATGGTACAGCGTCCTATGCGTACACTTATGATAGGCATCTACAAACTTTTCAAGCAGGAATCAATTATATCAATTATGGTAAATTTGAAGGTTATGACGAAAATGGTCAAGCAACCAACTCTTTTACCGGTAGCGAAGTAGCGGTTTCTTTGGGATACGCTTATAATATCCCTTTTACAAGTTTACATATTGGTGCCAATGCCAAACTAATCTCATCTGTTTTAGAAAACTATAATTCATTAGGTGGCGCATTGGATATAGGTGCGGTTTACATAGATGAACGCAACGATGTGAACTGGGCTTTAGTGATAAGAAATATAGGGACACAATTCACTACTTATTCAGGGGTTCGTGAAAAATTGCCTTTAGAAGTGCTACTTGGTGTTTCCCAAGAATTAGACAATGTTCCCATTCGATGGCATTTGACATTAGAAAATTTACAACAATGGAATGTTGGTTTTTCAAACCCAGTTCGAGGAGAAACGTCTATTGATGGAACCGAGACCCAGGAGAAAGTTTCTTTTGTAAATAATGCGTTGAGGCACGTTATTTTTGGAGTTGAATTGTTTCCCAAAAGAGCTTTTAACGTAAGACTTGGTTATAATTTTAGACGTGGAGAAGAATTACGTGTAGTTGATAAACGTCATTTCTCTGGGATTTCTGTTGGTTTTGGTTTGAAAATGAACCGACTAAAATTCAATTATTCCTACTCTCGATATACCTTGGCGGCAAACACAAGTTTGTTTGGTTTGACGTTGAACTTGCAATAA
- the cmk gene encoding (d)CMP kinase produces the protein MNTKITIAIDGFSSTGKSTLAKQLAKHLGYIYVDTGAMYRAVAFFAMQKGFITSSTFDKSALIAALPTIQLSFEFNETLGFAEMYLNNENVETQIRTIEVSNYVSKVAEVSEVRAKLVEQQQEMGKNKGIVMDGRDIGTVVFPEAELKIFMTASAATRAQRRFAELQQKGDEVSYEEVLKNVEERDYIDTHREDSPLVIADDAIEIDNSELSKAEQFTIVLDLVNDVIKAI, from the coding sequence TTGAATACTAAAATCACTATCGCTATTGACGGATTCTCGTCTACAGGTAAAAGCACTTTAGCAAAACAATTAGCTAAACATTTAGGATATATTTATGTAGATACAGGAGCAATGTACCGAGCTGTTGCGTTTTTTGCTATGCAAAAAGGATTCATCACTTCATCAACTTTTGATAAATCAGCGTTGATAGCAGCGCTTCCTACTATTCAATTGTCTTTTGAATTCAATGAAACATTAGGCTTTGCTGAAATGTATTTGAACAATGAAAATGTAGAAACTCAAATCAGAACTATTGAAGTGTCTAATTATGTGAGTAAAGTGGCCGAGGTTTCAGAAGTTAGAGCGAAATTGGTTGAGCAACAGCAAGAAATGGGAAAAAACAAAGGAATCGTTATGGACGGGCGTGATATTGGAACCGTAGTTTTTCCTGAAGCGGAACTTAAAATTTTTATGACTGCAAGCGCAGCCACTCGTGCCCAAAGACGTTTTGCTGAGTTGCAACAAAAAGGAGACGAAGTAAGCTATGAAGAAGTGCTTAAAAATGTTGAAGAGCGCGATTATATTGATACACACAGGGAGGATTCACCGCTTGTAATTGCTGATGACGCAATAGAAATTGATAATTCTGAACTTAGTAAAGCAGAACAATTTACCATTGTTTTAGATTTAGTAAATGATGTGATTAAAGCCATCTAA
- a CDS encoding nucleoside permease, with translation MGIKIRLIIMSFLQFFVWGAWLITIANFWFGTKSWDGTQFGLVFSTMGIASLFMPTLTGILADRWVNAEKLYGILHILYALVLFYLPQITTPDNFIYVMLLAMCCYMPTIALSNSISYNALKLNNCDVVKDFPPIRVFGTIGFIVAMWITNLTGNKASAYQFYIAGVAAIGLGLYAFSLPKCKPQNLTKENASFMELMGLESFKLFANYKMALFFIFSMFLGAALQLTNAYGDVFLDEFKHFPKYADSFVVKYSTIIMSISQISETLFILAIPFFLKRFGIKQVMLISMLAWVLRFGLFAFGDPVNGLWMIILSCVVYGMAFDFFNISGSLFVETNTDSKNRSSAQGLFMMMTNGIGAILGSFTSGWAIDQFFTKSFTSTTDLAGFLQTETTNPKMMEFIGAQGKQVTADGLLDSALLMKDWHQIWLAFAIYSLIIAIAFAVLFKHEHHPLDVENASH, from the coding sequence ATGGGAATTAAAATTAGATTGATTATAATGAGTTTTCTTCAATTTTTTGTTTGGGGAGCTTGGCTCATTACTATTGCCAATTTTTGGTTTGGCACAAAAAGCTGGGACGGAACACAATTTGGATTAGTCTTCAGTACAATGGGAATCGCCTCATTGTTTATGCCAACTCTTACAGGTATTCTTGCAGACCGTTGGGTAAATGCTGAAAAACTTTATGGTATTTTACACATTTTATACGCTCTAGTTTTATTTTATTTACCTCAAATTACTACTCCTGATAACTTTATTTATGTGATGCTTTTGGCGATGTGTTGTTATATGCCAACCATTGCTTTGAGTAATTCAATTTCATATAATGCTTTAAAACTAAACAATTGTGATGTAGTTAAAGATTTTCCACCGATTCGTGTTTTTGGAACCATTGGTTTTATTGTAGCGATGTGGATTACCAATTTAACAGGGAATAAAGCATCGGCTTACCAGTTTTATATTGCGGGAGTTGCTGCCATTGGATTGGGATTGTATGCTTTTTCATTACCAAAATGCAAACCACAGAATTTAACCAAAGAAAACGCTTCTTTTATGGAGCTAATGGGATTGGAGTCATTTAAATTGTTTGCCAATTATAAAATGGCTTTATTTTTTATATTCTCAATGTTTTTGGGAGCAGCCTTACAGTTAACCAATGCTTATGGAGATGTGTTTTTAGATGAATTCAAGCACTTTCCAAAATATGCCGATTCTTTTGTGGTAAAGTATTCCACCATCATTATGTCGATTTCTCAAATATCTGAAACCTTGTTTATTTTAGCTATTCCATTCTTTTTAAAGCGTTTTGGAATCAAACAAGTAATGTTGATTAGTATGTTGGCTTGGGTATTGCGATTTGGTTTGTTTGCTTTTGGAGACCCAGTGAATGGATTGTGGATGATTATTTTATCGTGTGTAGTATACGGAATGGCTTTTGACTTTTTTAACATCTCAGGTTCGTTGTTTGTTGAAACCAATACGGATTCTAAGAATCGTTCTTCTGCACAAGGTTTGTTTATGATGATGACTAATGGTATTGGTGCTATTTTAGGAAGTTTTACATCGGGTTGGGCTATAGACCAGTTTTTTACTAAATCATTTACAAGCACTACTGATTTAGCTGGTTTTTTGCAAACAGAAACAACAAACCCTAAGATGATGGAGTTCATTGGGGCACAAGGCAAGCAAGTAACAGCAGATGGTTTGTTAGATTCTGCTTTATTGATGAAAGATTGGCATCAAATATGGTTAGCTTTTGCTATTTATTCTTTGATTATAGCTATTGCGTTTGCGGTCTTGTTTAAACATGAACATCATCCTTTGGATGTAGAAAACGCAAGCCATTAA